Genomic window (Pradoshia sp. D12):
TTGCATCTAAGGAAGTTTATCATACTTCCCACAGCATGGCCGAGTGTCTCCTTTGATAACGGCTAGGAGGCATCACCTAAATTGGTTCATCATTAAAATAACCCTAAAAACTTACGCTGTCTGACTGGCTGCGGCATTTCTCTCATGATTGTCTGCCCGCTAATGAGTAACTCTGCATTTTCTTCAAAATAATAGATTTGGTCCAAACCAAATTGTTTCTCAATTTCATCTAATGCTTGGTTCATCCAAAATTGTCTTGTTGATACATTATGTGCATCGGATGACACAAAATGAATTAAGTTAGAAGATAGTAAATCCATTGATACTTTTTTTATTTTCTTCCCAAACTTACCTGCAATACTGCCGCACGTAAGCTGAGTGCTGACGCCCTTTTGGACAAAGTCATAAAGGAGATTTGGATTTTCAACAATGGCCATATTCCGTTCCGGATGAACCAGAATTGGATTAATACCTTTTTGTTGAAGTTCAAAAAATAATGTACTTGCATACCTTGGTATATGATTTGAAGGAAATTCAATCAAGAGATAAGAGGAATGGTTTATTGTTTGAATCAAACCCTGCTCCAGATCCTCGAGCAATTCACCGTACACCCTGACCTCTTGGCCGGGGAGAACCTTTAATGGAATTTGGTTTTTCTCCAAATGTTCATTTAATTGATCAATCTCGGGTAATAGTTTTGTTCTTATATTTTCGTACGCACCATTTTTATGATGCGGGGTTGCGATGATTGTGTCGATACCTTCGCTCACAGCAAGCCTGGCCATGTCTATTGAATCCTTTAAACTCTGTGCACCATCATCTACACCTGGCAGGATATGACTATGTATGTCAATCATTTCATCAAGCAACCCCAATCGTTGTATATTTATTCCAATCAATGAATCTATCTTACTCACTTTTAATGGAAAAGTCTAGTTAATTTGCTACTTCTTACCGTAATAATAGTACGTATTATCCTTCATTTTTTTGTTATTAAGAACAGCACCTAGGATTTTAGCCCCAGTTTTCAATAATAATTCCTTCGTTTTGATAGCATCGTCTATCTGTGTTCGTCCGCTGCTTACTACTAGAACGACTCCCTGGCAAAGATTCGCAATAATTTGCGCATCGGTTACGGCAGTCACTGGCGGTGTATCAACAATAATGACATCAAAGTGCTCCTTTGCCTGATTAATTAAATCAGTCATCGCTCTTGATGATAGCAACTCTGCCGGGTTTGGCGGGAGCGGTCCGCTTGTCAGTACATGTAAGCCCAAAGGCTCAACAATTTGTAATGCTTTATCAAACTCTATTTGTCTCGTTAATACACTTGTTAATCCTACACTGTTCGTAAATGAGAACGTATAATGCGAAGAGGGTTTGCGCAGGTCGGCATCTATAAATAAAGTCCTTTTTCCCTGCTGAGCAAAAGTCACGGCGATATTGGCAGCAGTTGTCGATTTTCCCTCAGTCGGTCCTGAGGATGTAATCATAATCGTTTGCATTTCCTCGTCTACCGAAGAAAATTGAATATTTGTTCTCAGCGTACGAAACTGCTCCGAAATCGGTGATTTTTGTTCAAAATACGTGACAAGCTTCCTTTGATTGCCGTTACCGATCTGTTTACTTTTCTTACGCGCCATGCTGTTCACCTCTTCCTGATCGCTTCGCTCTTGCTCTTGACTCCATCTGTGTATTGCTTGTTTCAATGACACCAATTACACCAATTATCGGTAAATCGAGGATTCGTTCGATATCCTGCTCGGTTTTAATTGTATTATCCAAATAATCCATTAAGAAGGCTATTCCGACACCAATCATTAATCCGACTACCATCGCAATCGCGATATTAAGTAGTGGCTGCGGTTTTATTGGTGATGCATTCTCTGAAACCGTTGCCTTCGCTAGGATACTGACATTATCGACATTCATGATATCGACAATCTCTTCTTTGAAAATCTCCGCTGTTGTATTAGCTATTTTCGCCGCCATGTGCGGATCCTCGTCTGTAACGGAAACATTCACTACCTGAGAATTTTGTTCACTGGCAACGGTGATTTTATTAGTCAGTTCACCCGCTGATAAATCCAAATTTAATTTCTCAATGACTTTATCTAATATGGCTGGACTCTTCATAATGACGTTGTATGTTTCGATGAGTTGTAGATTCGTTTGAACCTCATTGTAGTTATAAGCAGTTTCTTCACCCTTCGCTTGATTGACAAGCAGCTGTGTGGAAGATTGATAGATTGGAGTTAAAATAAAAAAGCTTGTTACTCCGCTAATCAAAACTGCCAAAACGGTAATCATGATGATGAACCATGCACGTTTTTTTAAGGTTTCAAATAAATCCTTCAAGCTGATAGTTTCTTCCATTTCATCCTCCGATTGACATAATATTAAACATTATACAATAAAACAACAATAACTTATCTGTTTTTTGTTAATTTTATATATTTTTTATAATATTTGCCGTAAATATATTGTGTATCAAATGATATGTCGTTTAGTCTTAAAGCTAGTGAGTAATATCACAGTTTGTGCGAAAATAAAATTCAACGTCTCGTATACTCTACGTTCTGAAAACTTCCATTACTAAGATAATTGAAAATGCGTAATTTTTAAAGTGGAAAATAATACTTAAATTTTAGAAATATGTTTATTGTAATAATACACTTTATTCTCTAATTTTAATACTAAAGAAGACGACTTTTAATTTCTTAATTACTTATCTTTATATATTTATAGTCATTATCTAAATCTTACTTTATGTCAGACTCTTTAAAAAAATCTACGTCTGCGTTAAACTGTAATTGAGTCAACCTACTAACTCCTTTCTACTTTTTGGGTAAATGAAACAGTGATACTAATAGAGGGAATTAGACTTATTTATTCAAAACAATAAAAATCATATTTGTCAGCTGGAGGATGGAACATGAAATATGTCACAATATTTTTCCTTACAATATTCACCGTTCTTGTTATAGTTTTTGGACAGTCATACTGGAGTAATCAAATTGAACAAACTGTTGCTATGGAGAATGAAAAGAAGCAAGCTGAACCCAAAAAAGAAGAGAATCCCTCCTCTCAATTTGAAATTGTAGAAAATGAGGAACTTAAGAGCGCCCTTGAAAAAGGGGTTAGCAACCATAAAAAAGCTAACATCTTGATTGCCGGCTCCAAAGCATTAGGAGATCAGGATAGCGGTTTAGGAAAAACAATTAGCCAGGAAATAAAGGATGAATTTGAAGATAGCGTAAAGGTATCTTACATAGAGTTTGCCGGCACCTCCACCGAATTAATAGAAGAAGGCTTAATCAGTGATTATCAAGAAACGAAGCCAGATGTTCTTATTCTTGAAACTCTGACCCTGGCTGATAATGGCAATGTTGAAGTGGAGGATAATCACGATAATATTTCTACTATCATTGAAGAATTACAATCGATCAATGAGGATCTTTACGTGATTCTTATGCCTACTCATCCTATCCCAAATGCCACTATCTATCCGAAACAAGTGGACGCATTAAAGGAATATGCGGCAGAAAATGATTATACATACATAGATCACTGGGAAGCTTGGCCTGATTATACGAATGAAGCCGAGTTGATGGAATATTTGAATGAGGATAAGAGCGCTCCAAATGAAAAAGGGATAGAGATTTGGAGTAAAGAGGTCTTGAAGTTATTTGGAATATAATAAGAAGAAAGCACTGAAGATAAGATATGTATTTTCGATGTGTATTAATTAAACTTATAGAGTTACTAATTACTTAAGCACCCATTTTGGGTGTTTTTTTGTTTTGAGTCTAATCCAATACAATCACCACATCACTCTTTCCTCTCTCCACTAAAATATATTTCAGGAAATACTGCTCACTAAAAAATTTAGATATCCTATTTTCATCCTAGTTTTTTTACATTCTTTTACAAACCTCTTTAAATCTATTCGATTCATCCGATGAAAAGAAAAGAATAAATAAAAAAAGAGGTGAAAGAACTTTTGGGAAAATATTTTATTAAAGCTGCCAGTTTGCTGATTTTGCTATCATTTATCATTACTCTGTTACCAGAGAAAGCAGATGCCGCTAGCTTTACATCTAAAGTCAACGCTGATGTCCTAAATGTCCGCTCCAAGGCAACTACCAAATCCTCTGTCATCGGAAAAATCAAAAAAGGGAAAGTGGTCACAGTTCAATCTGAGCAAAATAACTGGAGCAAAATTACATACGATAAGAAGACCGGTTGGGTAATGAGCAAATATCTTACATATTCCAATTGGACAGGATATGCAAAAGTAAATAACCTGTCTATTAAGAAAACGGCCTCTTCCTCTGCCAAATCTCTTGCGACTATTAAGATAGGGACAGCCGTTTCAGTAAAAGGTCGAATGGGAAGCTGGGTTAACGTCTATTATTCCAGTAAAAAGGTGACTGGTTGGGTATCTATTTCAAGTCTAACAAAGTCAAATCCTGCGAATGGTACAGCAAACCTCGGAACCTATTATGTCACAGCTACTAGCCTGAATGTACGTGCAACAGCGAGCACAAAAGCAAAGGTCATCACAACTGTGAAGAAAGACGCTGCCCTTACGCTTCAGCAAAAAATTGGTTCTTGGGGGAAAGCAAAAACCTCTAATGGTAAAGTTGGCTGGGTGAGTCTCTCTTATCTATCTACTAAAAAACCGGTTGCGAATCTTGGTACCTATTATGTTACGGCTAGTAGCCTATCTGTTCGCGAAAAAGCCAGCACCAAATCCAAGATCATCACTACTGTAAAGAAAAATGCTGCCGTAACTCTTCAACAGAAGAGTGGTTCCTGGGGGAAAGTAGAAACCTCTAACGGTAAAATTGGGTGGGTATCCCTGACTTATATTTCTACTAAAAAAACGGTCGCGAATCTCGGAACCTATTATGTTACAGCCACTAGCTTGAATGTTCGTGAGAAAGCCAACACTAAAGCAAAGGTCATTACAACAGTAAAGAAAAACGCTACGGTTACTCTTCAGCAGAAAAGTGGTACCTGGGGGGAAGTGAAGACTTCAAACGGTAAAGTTGGCTGGGTGAGTCTCTCTTATCTATCTACTAAAAAACCTGCTGCGAATCTTGGTACCTATTATGTAACAGCTAGCAATTTGAATGTACGTCAGAAGGCGGATACTTCATCCAAAGTCATCACGACTGTGAAGAAAAATGCCGCCCTTACTCTTCAGCAAAAAAGCGGTACCTGGGGAAAGGTGAAAACCTCTAACGGCGAAATTGGCTGGGTTGCTATGAAACATATTTCAACTAAAAAACCGGTCAATACGAAAACACCACAGCCGGTATCAAATAAAACAGAGTATCTGGTTACCAACACCAACACTTCTTTGTATAAAAATGCTGACTCAAAATCTACCGTATTGGCTTCAGTTGCTAAAAACTCTAGTGTGATGAAACTGAATACAAACGGTAGCTTTACACAGGTTAAACTGGCATCCGGCCAGATTGGATGGATTACCAGCAAAACACTAATCGTTTCCAAAAGTGTGCAAGGAAAAGTTATTGTGATTGACCCTGGACATGGCGGGTCTGATACAGGAGCTATAGGGGTAAAGTTAAAAACAAAGGAAAAGACTATTAATTTAAGTACTGCCAATTATTTAGCGACGATACTGGAAAATGCTGGAGCCACTGTTATTATGACACGCAGCAATGATACCTTTATTTCATTAGCCAACAGAGCAGCAATCAGTAACTCAAAAAAAGCCGATGCGTTTGTCAGCATTCATTACAATGCAACTCCAGCCGCATCAGCATCTGGAATTGAGACTTTTTACTATCAAAATAGTAGTTTGGCAAGTGCTATACACGGTGAATTGATTAAAGCAACAGGGTTGAAAGATAGGAAAGTTAAACAAGGTAATTTTCAAGTCATAAAGAGTAATAAACAACCAGCTACCTTGCTAGAACTTGGATTTCTTACAAATGCAGCCGAAGAAAAAACCATTTCCCAATCCAGCTATCACAAGAAAGCAGCACAGGGTATTTTAAATGGCTTAAATGTATATTTCAAAAATAAATAACGTCCAGCCTGAAGCCTCCGATCATCCTCGGAGGCTTTTAATTTTCACTAAAATCCAATCCATCACTAAACCTTCGGAATACACTAAAACGATTATCCATAAATGGATGTGATAGGGTGCCAAATCAATTGAAAGAAATAGTTGGAGCCTGGCTGACGGCTATCGGAGCCATTGTTGTAGCCATCGGCTCTACTCCAAACACTGGATTACCAAACAAAATACAAAGAGAACTTAATTTAGTCGGGAATGCTCTGGAAGCAGTCGGTGCCGGCTTAGCCGCAGACGGACAAGATAATAAATCCTCACTTGAATATGCAGGGAATGTTATATCTAGTATCGGAGCCTTGGAAGTCATTACTGGAATTGCTGTTGATTTCCCTGAACCTACCAATACGAATATTGCGATTCAGGGTAATTTATTACAGGCATTAGGCAGCGGAGTCAGTGCAGCTGATGAATTAGGCGATCAAACCACTTTAGGAGAAACAGAAATCTTAATAGGTAATATTCTCCAAACCATTGGCAGTGTCATCCAAGCATTCGGCGTTAAAATTCAAGTTAATGACCAGCAGGAGGGACAATTCTATGTTGCATTGGGAAGCTGGATTCAAGCCGTTGGCGCTGTTCTATCCGCCATCGTTCAACAACTCGAGGAAGCTCATGAAAATAAACCAGGTATTAACGAATAAGATGCCCTCCTCTGGAGGAGGACATTTTTACATACAGGAATAGCTTTAAATAGTAGGGAGAAAAGCGGAGAATCCAATAGAGGTATATATCGGGACCAGCTTTCTGTGCCCTCCGCTAGATGACGAGCTGATTAGCGACAGTATATTCTGGACAACAAGATTTCCTGAAGTTTGATGGATAGTGGGAGTTGGTTTATAGAATATGTCGGAAAGAAATAGCTGCTATCGTATCACTTGAGAAGATTCCCATGATGACAATAAGTCTAATCCCCTAATAAACGTTCTTTTTTAAATTTCTTAAACTTTTTACCGACACCTTCTGCTATTCAGATAGCCGTTATACAGGTTTCCCTATCACTTTTCCACAGTTGCTGGCTAACCATTTCATTTAAAATGACTATTTGTTGGTATTTGTTTTGTTTCACTTCGTGTTTTTTACGGTATAAATAGAGTACAACCATTCCAAATTATGTATAAAAAAAGGAGGCGCGAAACTATGAGAATCCGAGCAGGCAGTTGGAGAATGCTTTCTAAACAAGAAAAGATCTTTATCCTGAATGCAGTCAGTCAGCGTCGGATATTTTAATCATCGCCAATCGGATGGTTCCTTACCTCAAGTATATTTGTAGGGCAGGAACGTAGGTTAAAGGTCTTTTCCTCTGTTCACTTCTAAAAAGATAAATATACAATCCTTCGCTTTATTTTCTTTCTCACTTTTTCCTCCATTGTTGCTTTCAAG
Coding sequences:
- a CDS encoding DUF6944 family repetitive protein, yielding MPNQLKEIVGAWLTAIGAIVVAIGSTPNTGLPNKIQRELNLVGNALEAVGAGLAADGQDNKSSLEYAGNVISSIGALEVITGIAVDFPEPTNTNIAIQGNLLQALGSGVSAADELGDQTTLGETEILIGNILQTIGSVIQAFGVKIQVNDQQEGQFYVALGSWIQAVGAVLSAIVQQLEEAHENKPGINE
- a CDS encoding SGNH/GDSL hydrolase family protein: MKYVTIFFLTIFTVLVIVFGQSYWSNQIEQTVAMENEKKQAEPKKEENPSSQFEIVENEELKSALEKGVSNHKKANILIAGSKALGDQDSGLGKTISQEIKDEFEDSVKVSYIEFAGTSTELIEEGLISDYQETKPDVLILETLTLADNGNVEVEDNHDNISTIIEELQSINEDLYVILMPTHPIPNATIYPKQVDALKEYAAENDYTYIDHWEAWPDYTNEAELMEYLNEDKSAPNEKGIEIWSKEVLKLFGI
- a CDS encoding YveK family protein, producing the protein MEETISLKDLFETLKKRAWFIIMITVLAVLISGVTSFFILTPIYQSSTQLLVNQAKGEETAYNYNEVQTNLQLIETYNVIMKSPAILDKVIEKLNLDLSAGELTNKITVASEQNSQVVNVSVTDEDPHMAAKIANTTAEIFKEEIVDIMNVDNVSILAKATVSENASPIKPQPLLNIAIAMVVGLMIGVGIAFLMDYLDNTIKTEQDIERILDLPIIGVIGVIETSNTQMESRARAKRSGRGEQHGA
- a CDS encoding CpsD/CapB family tyrosine-protein kinase, with the protein product MARKKSKQIGNGNQRKLVTYFEQKSPISEQFRTLRTNIQFSSVDEEMQTIMITSSGPTEGKSTTAANIAVTFAQQGKRTLFIDADLRKPSSHYTFSFTNSVGLTSVLTRQIEFDKALQIVEPLGLHVLTSGPLPPNPAELLSSRAMTDLINQAKEHFDVIIVDTPPVTAVTDAQIIANLCQGVVLVVSSGRTQIDDAIKTKELLLKTGAKILGAVLNNKKMKDNTYYYYGKK
- a CDS encoding SH3 domain-containing protein → MKELLGKYFIKAASLLILLSFIITLLPEKADAASFTSKVNADVLNVRSKATTKSSVIGKIKKGKVVTVQSEQNNWSKITYDKKTGWVMSKYLTYSNWTGYAKVNNLSIKKTASSSAKSLATIKIGTAVSVKGRMGSWVNVYYSSKKVTGWVSISSLTKSNPANGTANLGTYYVTATSLNVRATASTKAKVITTVKKDAALTLQQKIGSWGKAKTSNGKVGWVSLSYLSTKKPVANLGTYYVTASSLSVREKASTKSKIITTVKKNAAVTLQQKSGSWGKVETSNGKIGWVSLTYISTKKTVANLGTYYVTATSLNVREKANTKAKVITTVKKNATVTLQQKSGTWGEVKTSNGKVGWVSLSYLSTKKPAANLGTYYVTASNLNVRQKADTSSKVITTVKKNAALTLQQKSGTWGKVKTSNGEIGWVAMKHISTKKPVNTKTPQPVSNKTEYLVTNTNTSLYKNADSKSTVLASVAKNSSVMKLNTNGSFTQVKLASGQIGWITSKTLIVSKSVQGKVIVIDPGHGGSDTGAIGVKLKTKEKTINLSTANYLATILENAGATVIMTRSNDTFISLANRAAISNSKKADAFVSIHYNATPAASASGIETFYYQNSSLASAIHGELIKATGLKDRKVKQGNFQVIKSNKQPATLLELGFLTNAAEEKTISQSSYHKKAAQGILNGLNVYFKNK
- a CDS encoding tyrosine-protein phosphatase — protein: MIDIHSHILPGVDDGAQSLKDSIDMARLAVSEGIDTIIATPHHKNGAYENIRTKLLPEIDQLNEHLEKNQIPLKVLPGQEVRVYGELLEDLEQGLIQTINHSSYLLIEFPSNHIPRYASTLFFELQQKGINPILVHPERNMAIVENPNLLYDFVQKGVSTQLTCGSIAGKFGKKIKKVSMDLLSSNLIHFVSSDAHNVSTRQFWMNQALDEIEKQFGLDQIYYFEENAELLISGQTIMREMPQPVRQRKFLGLF